In one Butyrivibrio proteoclasticus B316 genomic region, the following are encoded:
- a CDS encoding CpsB/CapC family capsule biosynthesis tyrosine phosphatase: MLSSIDIHCHIMPGVDDGSPDMETSLRMLQISERNGIEQVILTPHHKPMHHNVSPEHNRLYCERLQENADKAGIHIHLYSGNEIYYSDETQRELEKGKICTLAGSDYVLVEFHPTNPYKAIHNAIYQVQAAGYIPIIAHIERYSDIVSHASYVEDLISMGCLVQVNASSVMGKYGFGISHFTKKLLKNRLVHFVATDAHDNLKRAPEILDCRNYVAKKYGQGYSDKVFYTNPMSVIRNEML; encoded by the coding sequence ATGCTTTCATCTATCGATATTCACTGTCATATTATGCCGGGAGTTGATGACGGGTCACCTGACATGGAGACTAGTCTCAGGATGTTGCAGATTTCAGAAAGAAATGGAATTGAGCAGGTAATTCTGACTCCCCATCATAAACCAATGCACCACAATGTCAGCCCGGAGCACAATAGGCTTTATTGTGAGAGACTGCAGGAAAATGCTGATAAGGCTGGTATTCATATACATCTATATTCAGGAAACGAAATATACTACAGTGATGAGACTCAGAGAGAACTTGAAAAAGGCAAGATATGTACTCTGGCGGGCTCTGACTATGTTCTTGTGGAGTTTCATCCGACTAATCCATATAAAGCAATACATAATGCAATCTACCAGGTTCAGGCAGCAGGATACATCCCAATCATCGCTCATATAGAAAGATATAGCGATATAGTATCTCATGCTTCTTATGTAGAAGATCTTATCAGCATGGGATGCCTGGTTCAGGTAAATGCTTCTAGCGTAATGGGAAAATATGGCTTCGGAATTTCCCATTTTACTAAAAAACTATTAAAGAACAGACTGGTTCATTTTGTAGCTACGGATGCTCACGACAACCTTAAAAGAGCTCCGGAAATTCTGGACTGCAGGAACTACGTGGCTAAGAAATATGGCCAAGGGTATAGCGATAAGGTTTTTTACACTAATCCTATGTCGGTTATTCGAAATGAAATGTTGTGA
- the pssD gene encoding PssD/Cps14F family polysaccharide biosynthesis glycosyltransferase, which translates to MNKEGVKKICFVASSGGHLEEISRLKGIEKAYDCFLVTEKSDFEIKNFCDKRYIVPMMNRRQLNFLPKFIWLFYRTLRILLKERPDFIITTGALVAYPFCVVGKLLGIKVVYVESFARVNEPSLTGKLVYNMSDLFMVQWEDMLEKYPKSMLGGGIF; encoded by the coding sequence ATGAATAAAGAGGGGGTTAAAAAGATTTGTTTTGTCGCATCTTCAGGTGGTCACCTGGAAGAGATATCCAGACTCAAGGGAATAGAGAAGGCATATGACTGTTTTCTGGTTACAGAGAAAAGTGATTTTGAAATCAAGAATTTCTGTGACAAGAGATATATTGTGCCAATGATGAATAGAAGGCAACTTAATTTTTTGCCTAAATTTATTTGGTTGTTTTATAGAACCTTACGCATTCTTCTCAAAGAGAGGCCTGATTTTATAATAACTACAGGTGCTTTGGTAGCATATCCGTTTTGCGTTGTCGGTAAGCTTCTTGGAATTAAGGTTGTTTACGTTGAGTCTTTTGCAAGAGTCAACGAGCCATCTCTTACAGGAAAACTTGTTTACAACATGTCAGATCTTTTTATGGTGCAATGGGAAGATATGCTTGAGAAATATCCGAAATCGATGCTTGGAGGCGGAATATTTTGA
- a CDS encoding YveK family protein — translation MNNRDDVLEINLGELFAVLMGRAFLIISAGIFFALAGLFLSKFVIRPEYESTTKIYILNKEENQTVTYSDVQISTQLTQDYAELIKSRRVLEEVIQRLHLTDMEYKDLYDVLKVDTPSDTRIVAITVRDKDPLMAMKIANCIREVASEHITNVMDIDAINIAETANVPTDKASPSVARWTIIAGFIGAVVVAFFAILGYLLDDSIKSNDDVERYLGLSTLALIPLTTDEMDKKKKKQKPKKVK, via the coding sequence ATGAATAACAGAGATGACGTGCTGGAAATTAATCTTGGGGAACTGTTTGCGGTACTTATGGGAAGAGCATTCCTGATTATCAGTGCAGGTATTTTCTTTGCGCTGGCAGGCCTTTTTCTCAGTAAGTTTGTGATTCGCCCGGAATACGAGTCCACAACCAAGATATATATTCTGAACAAGGAAGAAAACCAGACTGTAACCTATTCGGATGTGCAGATATCAACGCAGCTCACTCAGGACTATGCGGAGCTTATCAAGTCAAGGCGTGTTCTGGAAGAAGTTATTCAAAGACTCCATCTGACAGATATGGAATATAAGGACCTTTATGATGTCCTCAAAGTGGATACACCATCAGATACGAGAATAGTTGCAATTACTGTCAGGGACAAAGATCCCCTGATGGCTATGAAGATTGCCAACTGTATCAGAGAGGTTGCGAGTGAACATATCACAAATGTTATGGATATTGACGCCATCAATATAGCTGAAACTGCAAATGTTCCGACAGACAAGGCAAGTCCTTCAGTAGCCAGATGGACAATAATTGCAGGCTTTATAGGTGCAGTAGTTGTAGCCTTTTTTGCAATACTTGGGTATCTGCTTGATGACTCGATCAAGAGTAATGATGATGTTGAGCGATATCTTGGGCTTAGTACACTTGCACTTATACCTCTGACGACGGATGAGATGGACAAGAAAAAGAAAAAACAAAAACCTAAGAAGGTTAAGTGA
- a CDS encoding COG2426 family protein, producing MLVKYLSVFLWAMVPLVELRGAIPIAHTIHAVDPSFNLKLAYVLIALGNMIPVPFIFFFARKVLEWGKDKPVIGKFFTFCLEKGEKGGKKLQATAGRGLFVALLLFVGIPVPGTGAWTGTLAASILDMDFKQSVLAVICGVALAGIIMSIVSFVIVGVVV from the coding sequence ATGTTAGTAAAATATCTGTCAGTATTTTTGTGGGCGATGGTTCCACTTGTTGAGCTTAGAGGCGCTATTCCTATCGCACACACAATACATGCAGTTGATCCGAGTTTTAATCTTAAGCTTGCTTATGTACTTATAGCATTAGGAAATATGATTCCTGTTCCATTTATTTTTTTCTTTGCCAGAAAGGTTCTTGAGTGGGGAAAAGATAAGCCTGTAATAGGTAAATTTTTTACATTTTGCTTGGAAAAAGGTGAAAAGGGAGGCAAAAAGCTTCAAGCAACTGCAGGAAGAGGCTTGTTTGTAGCACTTCTTCTTTTTGTTGGTATCCCTGTTCCTGGTACAGGTGCCTGGACTGGAACATTGGCTGCAAGCATTTTGGATATGGATTTTAAACAGAGTGTTCTTGCTGTAATTTGTGGTGTTGCTTTAGCCGGGATTATAATGAGCATAGTAAGTTTTGTTATTGTTGGCGTTGTAGTATGA
- a CDS encoding class B sortase yields MKSRGVKTRNGLIVMLLLTAFLFGCGKESAADNATLDGEEAEEQVIDVQKLHEANSDIFAWIKIPGTTIEAPVLQSSEGDDSYYASHDYVKRYDPDGALYIEAANGNDMCDFNTVIHGSSPSDGSRFAGLSQFLDRTYFDENQFIYIYLDGNALVYYIFAAYLRDDTRLLEQYDFSYASGCQAFLDEIYDSRSMSKIIRNGWEDQVVPENFLVTLTTTDPATGKQLVVIGSLIGDVAGTIDRYVDYGDPE; encoded by the coding sequence ATGAAAAGTAGAGGTGTGAAAACCCGAAATGGACTGATTGTCATGCTTCTTTTGACAGCTTTTTTGTTTGGGTGCGGAAAAGAAAGTGCCGCAGATAATGCCACTTTAGATGGTGAAGAAGCAGAAGAACAGGTAATTGATGTACAAAAGCTACATGAAGCCAACAGCGATATATTTGCCTGGATAAAGATTCCTGGAACGACGATAGAAGCGCCGGTTCTCCAAAGCTCTGAGGGTGATGACAGCTATTATGCAAGCCATGATTATGTCAAGAGGTATGACCCTGATGGAGCACTTTATATTGAAGCAGCTAACGGGAATGATATGTGTGATTTTAATACCGTGATACACGGATCATCCCCTTCTGATGGCAGCAGGTTTGCAGGGCTTAGCCAGTTTTTAGACAGAACCTATTTTGATGAAAATCAGTTTATTTATATTTATCTTGATGGAAACGCACTTGTGTATTACATTTTTGCTGCGTATTTGAGAGATGATACAAGGCTTTTAGAACAATATGATTTTTCATATGCTTCAGGCTGCCAGGCTTTTCTGGATGAAATATATGATTCCAGGAGTATGTCCAAGATTATCAGAAATGGCTGGGAAGATCAGGTGGTACCGGAAAACTTTTTGGTTACGTTAACTACTACTGATCCGGCGACTGGTAAACAGCTAGTAGTGATTGGCAGTTTAATAGGAGACGTGGCAGGGACGATAGACAGATACGTGGATTATGGAGACCCTGAATAA
- the dapF gene encoding diaminopimelate epimerase produces MFFTKMHGCGNDYVYVDGSKEIIEQSKKSEIARIVSDRHFGIGSDGLIFINPVDDDSIDFEMEMYNADGSRSEMCGNGIRCVAKYVYDNRLTDKTDLVIVSAGKKKYINLEIGTDNLVFSVKVDMGAPILAASEVPVAVKSDISTDRSSLPSATRELLSSMPDIVIDTPVIIDGKEWKITCVSMGNPHAVVFLPEDVNLDSFEIEKIGPRFENNSIFPNRTNTEFVKVDDRGNVHMRVWERGTGETLACGTGCCATTVACVLNGLTDNRVAVHVLGGIVTCTWDGNAESSVIMEGPATTVFTGEIDL; encoded by the coding sequence ATGTTTTTTACTAAAATGCATGGCTGTGGAAATGATTATGTCTACGTTGACGGTTCAAAAGAAATTATTGAGCAGTCTAAGAAATCTGAGATTGCCAGAATAGTTTCTGACAGACACTTTGGAATTGGTTCAGACGGACTTATATTTATAAATCCTGTGGATGATGATTCTATTGATTTTGAAATGGAAATGTATAATGCCGACGGCTCTCGCTCAGAAATGTGCGGAAACGGAATCAGATGCGTTGCAAAATATGTATACGACAACAGACTGACAGACAAGACTGATTTAGTCATAGTTAGCGCCGGCAAAAAGAAATACATAAATCTGGAAATCGGAACAGATAATCTTGTATTTTCAGTAAAAGTTGATATGGGAGCTCCGATACTGGCAGCTTCAGAAGTTCCTGTAGCAGTTAAATCTGATATATCCACAGATAGAAGCTCTTTGCCTTCTGCTACTCGTGAATTATTAAGCTCCATGCCGGATATTGTAATTGATACTCCTGTTATCATAGATGGAAAAGAGTGGAAGATCACCTGTGTTTCCATGGGGAACCCACACGCAGTTGTTTTTCTTCCCGAAGATGTAAACCTTGATTCATTTGAAATAGAAAAGATTGGTCCAAGGTTTGAGAATAACTCTATTTTCCCTAACCGCACCAATACAGAATTTGTCAAAGTTGATGACAGAGGCAACGTACATATGCGTGTATGGGAACGCGGAACAGGCGAGACTCTTGCCTGTGGCACCGGATGCTGCGCCACAACTGTTGCCTGTGTTTTAAACGGGCTGACAGACAATAGAGTAGCTGTTCATGTCCTAGGCGGAATCGTAACCTGCACATGGGACGGAAATGCAGAATCCTCAGTGATCATGGAAGGCCCTGCAACTACCGTTTTTACCGGTGAAATAGATCTTTAA
- a CDS encoding class I SAM-dependent DNA methyltransferase, translating to MEAYSDFATVYDTFMDETPYDVWGDFIDELIRKYGVSKAYDIDNNETKDTLSDKTNIDDGSTDSSNHDYEEAIDEERNLVVELGCGTGSFTQVMKQKGYDIMGIDMSPEMLNIARNKATDAGFDIMYLEQDMRELDLYCTAGTIISVCDSVNYLLEDEDVIETFKLVNNFLFPGGVFIFDFNTLHKYRDVIGDATIAENRDECSFIWDNYYHEDEHINEYDLTIFVKTSDNAEDELFRRFSETHYQRGYTLDEMRGFVEAAGLEYITAIDVDSHEEPTDDSERIYIIAREHGKS from the coding sequence ATGGAAGCATACTCTGATTTTGCAACTGTATATGATACCTTCATGGATGAAACCCCATACGATGTATGGGGTGATTTTATTGATGAGCTTATCAGAAAATATGGGGTATCCAAAGCTTATGACATTGATAACAATGAAACAAAGGATACTCTGTCTGATAAGACTAATATTGATGATGGCTCTACAGATAGTAGCAATCATGATTATGAAGAAGCTATTGATGAGGAACGCAATCTTGTCGTAGAACTTGGATGTGGGACAGGATCTTTTACCCAGGTCATGAAGCAAAAAGGTTACGACATAATGGGGATAGATATGTCTCCGGAAATGTTGAATATTGCAAGGAATAAGGCTACAGACGCAGGGTTTGATATTATGTATCTGGAACAGGATATGCGGGAACTTGATCTGTATTGTACTGCCGGAACGATCATCAGCGTGTGCGATAGCGTCAACTACCTTCTTGAGGATGAAGATGTTATAGAAACCTTCAAACTGGTTAATAATTTTCTGTTTCCGGGAGGAGTTTTTATCTTTGATTTTAATACTCTTCATAAGTACAGAGATGTGATAGGAGATGCGACTATTGCGGAGAATCGTGATGAATGCAGCTTTATCTGGGATAATTACTATCATGAAGATGAGCACATTAATGAATATGATCTGACTATTTTTGTTAAGACTTCTGATAATGCAGAGGATGAGCTGTTCAGGCGATTTTCTGAAACACATTATCAGAGGGGATATACTCTTGATGAGATGAGAGGATTTGTTGAGGCAGCAGGACTTGAGTATATTACCGCTATCGATGTTGACAGCCATGAGGAGCCAACAGACGATAGCGAAAGAATATACATCATTGCCAGAGAACATGGAAAATCTTAA
- a CDS encoding polysaccharide biosynthesis tyrosine autokinase has protein sequence MQNAKLHFSQSENNYQIKEAYKTLRSNIEFSGQNVKVVSVTSCTPGEGKTTVAMALARAFAEAGKKTVLVDADMRKSVLVGRYKTGSVRLGLTHCLVGRERLSSVICETDTPNLYVIFSGPVPPNPSELLGGRIFSKALENMKQVFDYIIVDTPPLGSVIDAAVVAKQCDGTVMVIESNAISYRFAQRVKDQLDKAGAKMLGVVLNKVDIAGKGYYGHYGNYYGKYYGKYYGKYYGKYGEDNIDVPTKPNATVTDPEPDEDDLDELNYLAGVMRKD, from the coding sequence ATGCAAAACGCGAAGCTACATTTTAGCCAGTCTGAGAACAATTATCAGATAAAAGAGGCCTACAAGACTCTTCGAAGTAATATAGAGTTTAGTGGACAGAATGTAAAAGTGGTATCAGTTACGAGTTGTACTCCGGGTGAGGGTAAAACAACAGTCGCAATGGCGCTTGCAAGAGCCTTTGCAGAAGCGGGCAAAAAGACTGTTCTGGTGGATGCTGATATGCGTAAGTCTGTTCTTGTGGGACGATATAAAACGGGATCTGTAAGGCTCGGGCTTACCCACTGCCTAGTTGGAAGAGAAAGGCTCTCAAGTGTGATCTGTGAGACAGACACTCCTAATCTGTATGTTATATTCAGTGGACCGGTTCCACCAAACCCAAGTGAGCTGCTTGGGGGACGTATTTTTAGTAAGGCGTTGGAGAACATGAAACAGGTCTTTGACTATATTATTGTTGATACGCCTCCTCTTGGAAGCGTTATTGATGCAGCAGTTGTAGCCAAACAGTGCGACGGAACAGTTATGGTGATTGAGAGTAATGCTATCAGTTACAGATTTGCTCAGAGAGTAAAAGATCAGCTTGATAAAGCGGGAGCCAAGATGCTTGGAGTTGTTCTTAACAAGGTTGATATAGCTGGAAAAGGCTATTATGGCCACTACGGTAACTACTATGGTAAGTATTACGGCAAGTACTACGGAAAGTACTATGGCAAGTATGGTGAGGACAATATCGATGTTCCTACCAAGCCAAATGCTACCGTTACTGACCCTGAACCTGATGAAGATGATCTTGATGAACTTAATTATCTTGCAGGAGTAATGAGAAAAGACTGA
- a CDS encoding LCP family protein: MGRVGKVFLIVWAVLMTIIAGGLAGFEAMRFFGKTNLDSKSATSTPMLDQANGAYSVDTAEKWQSDWVRYNGEVYDYNEDIITFLIMGIDKEDEVVKEVKEGADGGQADALFLLVLNPHDESIKIIGINRNTMTDVDIYDEYGRYMTTMIAQIAVQHGFGNGMEESCEYQVKAVSNLFYQLPIHGYAAINMSAIPKINDMVGGVDVTVLEDLTKFDKKLVEGEKIHLEGATAFRYVKCRDTSVFGSSDRRLERQRQYLNAFIKAARNASSENNNAAIQIFTEIRDAMVTNITADEVSYLAPDMINYSFDPTDFMMINGETTRGEFFEEFYVDEDDLFKTIIEVFYEKVNYVD; this comes from the coding sequence ATGGGAAGAGTGGGCAAAGTATTTCTCATAGTATGGGCGGTCCTGATGACAATCATTGCAGGAGGACTTGCCGGCTTTGAAGCTATGAGATTTTTTGGAAAAACGAATCTGGATTCTAAATCAGCGACCAGTACCCCTATGCTTGATCAGGCGAATGGTGCATATTCTGTAGACACTGCAGAAAAATGGCAGAGCGACTGGGTCAGATATAACGGAGAGGTCTATGATTATAATGAGGATATAATAACCTTTTTGATAATGGGTATAGATAAGGAGGATGAAGTTGTCAAAGAGGTTAAAGAAGGAGCTGATGGTGGGCAGGCGGATGCTCTTTTTCTCCTGGTATTAAATCCACATGATGAATCGATCAAGATAATCGGAATAAACAGAAATACTATGACAGATGTGGATATATACGACGAATATGGAAGGTATATGACCACAATGATCGCGCAGATTGCTGTGCAACATGGCTTTGGAAATGGGATGGAGGAGTCTTGTGAATATCAGGTCAAGGCTGTTTCCAATCTATTTTACCAGCTTCCGATTCATGGATATGCGGCTATTAATATGAGTGCGATTCCAAAGATAAATGATATGGTAGGCGGAGTTGATGTTACTGTACTGGAGGACCTGACCAAGTTTGATAAAAAGCTTGTGGAAGGCGAGAAGATTCACCTTGAGGGGGCGACTGCTTTTAGATATGTTAAATGCAGAGATACTTCCGTTTTCGGATCGAGCGACAGAAGACTTGAGAGGCAGAGACAATATCTGAATGCTTTTATTAAGGCTGCCAGAAATGCAAGTTCTGAAAATAATAACGCTGCTATTCAGATTTTTACAGAAATCAGAGATGCAATGGTAACCAATATTACTGCCGATGAAGTTTCATATCTGGCTCCGGACATGATCAATTATTCTTTTGACCCGACTGACTTTATGATGATCAACGGCGAGACTACAAGAGGAGAATTTTTCGAGGAGTTTTATGTTGATGAGGATGACCTGTTTAAAACTATAATTGAAGTTTTTTATGAAAAAGTTAATTATGTGGACTAA
- the pssE gene encoding PssE/Cps14G family polysaccharide biosynthesis glycosyltransferase: MIFVTLGTQKFQMNRLVKAADELATQISEGIFVQKGWSDYVPKNCQYTDFMDVADYNKKIAECSVLITHAGVGTIISGINSKKPIIVVPRKNKYLEHVDDHQCQIAEAFSSKGCVLKCEEVTELKDYIDKARTFDFKPYELKGGNIEETIMRFINIFD; the protein is encoded by the coding sequence TTGATTTTTGTCACTTTGGGGACACAGAAATTTCAGATGAATAGGCTGGTAAAGGCTGCGGATGAATTGGCCACGCAAATATCTGAGGGGATATTTGTGCAAAAGGGGTGGTCGGATTATGTCCCCAAGAATTGCCAATATACAGATTTTATGGATGTGGCGGATTATAACAAGAAAATAGCTGAGTGCAGCGTGCTTATCACCCACGCGGGGGTGGGTACCATCATATCAGGCATCAATTCCAAGAAACCAATAATCGTAGTACCACGTAAGAATAAATATCTGGAACATGTAGATGATCACCAGTGTCAGATAGCAGAAGCATTCTCATCAAAGGGATGCGTTTTAAAATGTGAAGAAGTAACAGAATTAAAGGATTATATTGATAAGGCAAGGACGTTTGATTTTAAACCATACGAACTTAAGGGCGGCAACATTGAGGAGACTATCATGCGATTTATCAATATTTTTGACTGA
- a CDS encoding DUF5011/hyalin repeat domain-containing protein has translation MKGNILGIFFTILSGVLIAFIVIAYGRSDRQEPEFRFSALNLIYDSKTEDSDLIAGINAYDSRDGDLTSRIVVEKVVLNREAETAVVYYAVADYSGNVAKQSRVFPADIKDIENDGEMDEIVEDELYPNLFMSDGAEEFSSAEGSSEEEIIQ, from the coding sequence GTGAAAGGAAATATTCTAGGAATTTTTTTTACTATACTAAGTGGAGTATTGATAGCCTTTATTGTTATTGCATACGGAAGAAGCGACAGGCAGGAGCCTGAATTTAGATTTTCTGCGCTGAACCTGATATATGATTCCAAAACGGAGGACTCTGACCTGATAGCTGGCATAAATGCATATGATTCACGGGATGGAGATCTTACAAGCAGGATTGTTGTGGAAAAGGTGGTTCTAAATAGAGAAGCAGAGACAGCCGTAGTTTATTATGCTGTTGCTGATTACAGTGGAAATGTGGCTAAGCAGTCCAGAGTTTTTCCGGCGGATATCAAAGATATAGAAAATGATGGAGAAATGGACGAAATAGTTGAGGATGAGCTATATCCTAATTTATTTATGAGTGACGGTGCTGAGGAGTTTAGCAGTGCTGAAGGTAGTTCTGAAGAAGAGATTATACAATAA
- the hisC gene encoding histidinol-phosphate transaminase: MNWEANVRKVVPYTPGEQPKIKNIIKLNTNENPYPPAPAVAERIKETDVSDYRKYPDPTCSVLVDAIADYYNVDKKNVFVGVGSDDVLAMAFLAFFNSEKPVLFPDITYSFYDVWAQLYRIPYRQVPLKDDFTIDVDDYTGYGAGGSKASDEQKKEGCGGIVIANPNAPTGVFLGLSAIEKIVADNRDVVVIVDEAYVDFGAESALPLINKYDNLLVVQTFSKSRSMAGMRIGYAFGSEKLIKYLSDVKFSFNSYTMNMPSLELGALAIADKEYFEETRNKIIATRERTKVKLKELGFEFADSKTNFIFVKHPQRSGKEIFDALRQRNIIVRRWDIERISEYLRISIGTDEEMDQLIKALKEELKKC, from the coding sequence ATGAATTGGGAAGCTAACGTTAGAAAGGTTGTTCCATATACACCGGGAGAACAACCAAAGATTAAGAATATAATTAAACTTAATACAAATGAAAACCCTTATCCGCCTGCACCGGCAGTTGCTGAGAGGATTAAGGAGACAGATGTTTCTGATTACAGGAAGTATCCGGATCCTACGTGCTCTGTTTTGGTAGATGCAATTGCAGATTATTATAATGTGGATAAAAAGAATGTCTTTGTGGGAGTAGGATCTGATGATGTACTTGCCATGGCATTTCTGGCGTTTTTTAATTCAGAGAAGCCGGTTCTTTTCCCTGATATAACATACTCTTTTTATGATGTATGGGCTCAGCTTTATAGGATTCCTTACAGGCAGGTTCCACTTAAAGATGATTTCACAATTGACGTAGACGACTATACAGGATATGGCGCAGGTGGCAGCAAAGCATCTGATGAACAGAAGAAAGAAGGGTGCGGCGGAATAGTAATAGCAAATCCCAATGCACCTACAGGTGTCTTTCTTGGTTTATCAGCTATTGAGAAAATTGTCGCGGATAACCGGGATGTTGTTGTGATTGTGGACGAAGCATATGTTGACTTTGGAGCTGAGAGTGCTCTTCCACTTATCAATAAATATGATAATCTTCTCGTTGTACAGACTTTCTCCAAATCAAGATCAATGGCTGGCATGAGAATTGGATATGCATTCGGATCAGAAAAGCTCATTAAATACCTGTCCGATGTAAAATTTTCTTTTAACTCCTATACCATGAACATGCCATCTTTGGAACTTGGCGCCCTTGCAATTGCCGATAAGGAATACTTTGAGGAAACCAGAAACAAGATTATTGCAACTAGAGAAAGGACAAAGGTTAAGTTAAAAGAGCTCGGATTTGAATTTGCTGATTCCAAGACAAACTTTATTTTTGTAAAGCACCCACAAAGGTCCGGAAAAGAGATATTTGATGCTCTCAGACAGCGCAATATTATTGTCAGGCGCTGGGATATTGAGAGAATTAGTGAGTACCTCAGAATTTCAATTGGAACTGATGAGGAAATGGATCAGCTGATCAAAGCATTGAAAGAAGAATTAAAGAAATGTTGA
- a CDS encoding DUF4250 domain-containing protein, giving the protein MIPNDPIMLLSFINMKLRDEYGNLDALAEGLDISTSELETIVQKLKDVGYTYNAELNKFA; this is encoded by the coding sequence ATGATACCAAATGATCCAATAATGCTACTAAGTTTTATAAATATGAAGCTTCGCGATGAATATGGAAATCTGGATGCCCTGGCAGAAGGACTCGATATCAGCACATCCGAACTGGAGACAATAGTTCAAAAACTTAAAGACGTAGGATATACTTACAACGCTGAGCTTAACAAGTTTGCATGA